The following proteins are co-located in the Roseovarius arcticus genome:
- the hemC gene encoding hydroxymethylbilane synthase, whose translation MTLQLPTPMAPLKLGTRGSPLALAQANETRARLAKAFDLPFEAFEIVAIKTTGDRIIDRPLKDIGGKGLFTREIEDALLSGDIDIAIHSMKDMPTLQPGGLLLDTYLPREDVRDGFVSPVYAALADLPEGAKVGTSSLRRRAQVLVAYPHLQVVEFRGNVQTRLKKLDDGVASCTFLAMAGLNRLGRSEAARSALDPSDMLPAIAQGAIGIERRANDTRAAEMLSAIHHEMTGQQLAAERAFLAALDGSCETPIAGLAVLDGSTLRLRGEVLRPDGSQSIKDARSAPIADGAELGRAMAADMLKEAGPGFFDWRQ comes from the coding sequence ATGACATTGCAATTACCCACCCCAATGGCCCCGTTGAAACTGGGCACGCGCGGCTCTCCGCTGGCGCTTGCGCAGGCGAATGAGACGCGCGCGCGCCTGGCAAAGGCGTTCGACCTGCCGTTCGAGGCGTTCGAGATCGTGGCGATCAAGACGACGGGCGATCGTATCATTGACCGCCCGCTCAAGGATATCGGCGGCAAAGGGCTGTTTACCCGCGAGATTGAGGATGCGCTGCTGTCGGGCGATATCGACATCGCGATTCATTCGATGAAGGATATGCCAACCCTGCAACCGGGTGGCCTGCTGCTGGACACCTATCTGCCGCGCGAGGACGTGCGTGATGGGTTCGTGTCGCCAGTCTACGCAGCGCTGGCTGATTTACCCGAGGGGGCCAAGGTCGGCACATCTTCCTTGCGCCGCCGGGCGCAGGTGCTGGTCGCATACCCGCACCTGCAGGTGGTCGAATTTCGCGGTAATGTGCAAACACGGCTGAAAAAGCTGGATGACGGCGTGGCTAGTTGCACCTTCCTCGCTATGGCCGGGCTGAACAGGCTGGGGCGGAGCGAAGCGGCGCGTAGCGCGCTGGACCCGTCCGATATGCTGCCCGCCATCGCGCAGGGCGCAATCGGAATTGAGCGGCGCGCGAATGACACGCGGGCCGCCGAAATGCTAAGCGCGATCCATCATGAGATGACGGGCCAGCAATTGGCCGCCGAGCGCGCGTTTCTAGCCGCCCTTGATGGGTCGTGCGAGACGCCGATCGCGGGGCTGGCAGTGCTGGACGGTAGCACTCTGCGTTTGCGCGGCGAGGTGCTGCGCCCTGACGGATCGCAGAGCATCAAGGATGCGCGCAGTGCGCCCATCGCCGATGGTGCCGAACTGGGCCGCGCAATGGCTGCGGACATGCTAAAAGAGGCTGGGCCGGGATTTTTTGACTGGCGGCAGTAG
- the hemE gene encoding uroporphyrinogen decarboxylase, with product MANPTSDKTILRALAGEEQATPPIWMMRQAGRYLPEYKATRAKAGDFLSLCYNPELATEVTLQPIRRFGFDGAILFADILLVPQALGADLWFVTGEGPRLSTITGEAELAQLRSVDDIHETLSPIYQTVRNLRQELPKETTLIGFAGAPWTVATYMIAGKGTPDQGPAHALKGTHPAVFDALIERITEATIEYLSAQIDAGAEVVKLFDSWAGSLKGPDFQRYALEPTRQIIAALKLRHPETPIIAFPRQAGDNYIGFHEATGADCVAVDDSVTADWVAKHVQPGGCVQGNLASRHMVTGGEELVSETQHIVRTLRGGPHIFNLGHGITPDADPANVQLMIDTVRGA from the coding sequence ATGGCCAACCCGACATCAGACAAAACGATCCTGCGCGCATTGGCGGGCGAGGAGCAGGCAACCCCGCCGATCTGGATGATGCGCCAGGCCGGCCGCTACCTGCCTGAATATAAGGCCACGCGCGCCAAGGCCGGCGATTTCCTGTCGCTGTGCTATAACCCGGAATTGGCGACCGAAGTGACGCTGCAACCGATCCGGCGCTTTGGCTTTGACGGTGCAATTCTCTTTGCTGATATCTTGCTGGTGCCTCAGGCGCTGGGGGCTGATCTGTGGTTCGTCACCGGCGAGGGGCCGCGCCTGTCGACCATCACCGGCGAGGCTGAGTTGGCGCAATTGCGCAGCGTAGATGACATTCACGAGACGCTGTCACCGATCTATCAAACCGTGCGCAACCTGCGGCAGGAATTGCCAAAAGAGACGACGCTGATCGGATTTGCCGGTGCGCCGTGGACCGTTGCGACCTACATGATCGCGGGCAAAGGCACGCCGGATCAAGGACCAGCGCACGCACTGAAGGGGACACATCCAGCCGTCTTTGACGCGCTGATCGAGCGCATAACAGAGGCGACTATAGAATATCTCAGCGCCCAGATCGACGCGGGCGCAGAGGTGGTTAAGCTATTCGACAGCTGGGCCGGATCATTGAAAGGGCCGGACTTTCAACGCTACGCGCTGGAGCCGACGCGGCAGATTATCGCAGCGCTGAAATTGCGCCACCCGGAGACGCCCATCATCGCGTTCCCGCGTCAGGCGGGGGACAATTACATCGGGTTTCACGAGGCGACGGGCGCAGACTGCGTCGCAGTCGACGATTCGGTTACGGCCGATTGGGTGGCCAAGCATGTCCAGCCCGGCGGCTGCGTTCAGGGCAATCTGGCCTCGCGCCATATGGTGACGGGCGGCGAGGAGCTTGTGTCCGAGACGCAGCACATCGTCCGCACGTTGCGCGGTGGCCCGCATATCTTCAACCTCGGCCACGGCATCACGCCAGACGCAGATCCCGCCAACGTTCAGTTGATGATCGATACCGTGCGAGGCGCCTAG
- a CDS encoding HNH endonuclease: MPCHPLGRKSPEDQAIEGPPPICPICERPIPAGAKQSLHHLVPKLKGGKGGPVVLLHQICHNEIHAALTEAELARDYHTPEALRAHPRLAKFIAWVRKRPPTFHSKTPARLRKRK; encoded by the coding sequence ATGCCGTGCCATCCTCTTGGGCGTAAGTCGCCGGAGGATCAAGCAATAGAAGGCCCGCCCCCCATCTGCCCGATCTGCGAGCGGCCCATTCCCGCGGGCGCAAAGCAGAGCCTGCATCACCTGGTGCCCAAGCTAAAGGGCGGCAAAGGCGGGCCCGTTGTTCTGTTGCATCAGATCTGCCACAACGAGATTCACGCGGCGCTGACAGAGGCAGAACTGGCGCGCGACTATCACACGCCAGAGGCGCTGCGCGCGCATCCCCGGCTGGCCAAGTTCATCGCATGGGTTCGCAAAAGGCCGCCCACATTTCATTCAAAAACGCCCGCACGGCTACGCAAGCGAAAGTGA
- a CDS encoding TIGR03862 family flavoprotein: MENSPTALVIGAGPAGLMAAEALAAAGNAVTIAEAKPSPARKFLMAGKSGLNLTKAENIDVFLAAYGADAEWLHPVLRGFGPDEVQAWAQGLGQPLFTGSTGRVFPQAMKASPLMRAWLARLDGMGVRIERRWRWQGWEGDSVLIGTPEGVRHLAPRATVLACGGASWARLGSDGAWAAPLLDQVTPFQPANMGFAINWSPHMQRHLGAPVKGIALNAGTQTSRGEIVLSRDGIEGGGIYEVSRAMRGGARLTLDLMPDLSVEELRKRLSRPRGKESMANHLRKALKWTPEKQALLMEFARPLPGDVAPLIKVLPITHQGPLPIDQAISTAGGLRLDALDDALMLKSRPGTFAAGEMLDWEAPTGGYLISACLATGLHAGRSAAAWLAR, from the coding sequence ATGGAAAATTCCCCTACCGCACTCGTGATCGGCGCCGGCCCTGCCGGGTTAATGGCAGCCGAGGCGTTGGCCGCCGCAGGCAATGCAGTTACCATCGCCGAGGCTAAACCGTCGCCTGCGCGCAAGTTTTTAATGGCGGGCAAGTCCGGGCTGAACCTGACCAAGGCTGAAAATATCGACGTTTTTCTCGCCGCCTATGGCGCAGATGCCGAATGGCTGCACCCAGTCTTGCGTGGCTTTGGCCCCGATGAGGTCCAAGCGTGGGCGCAGGGTCTGGGCCAGCCGCTGTTCACCGGATCGACTGGCCGCGTTTTTCCGCAGGCGATGAAGGCGTCACCGCTGATGCGCGCATGGCTGGCGCGGCTGGACGGGATGGGCGTACGGATCGAACGGCGCTGGCGCTGGCAGGGCTGGGAAGGGGACAGCGTCTTGATCGGCACGCCCGAAGGCGTGCGGCATCTGGCACCCCGTGCCACCGTGCTGGCCTGTGGCGGCGCCAGTTGGGCGCGGCTGGGATCAGACGGTGCGTGGGCCGCGCCGCTCTTGGATCAGGTCACACCGTTTCAGCCCGCAAACATGGGCTTTGCGATTAACTGGTCGCCGCATATGCAGCGGCACCTCGGCGCGCCGGTCAAGGGGATCGCGCTGAACGCTGGCACCCAGACCTCGCGAGGAGAGATCGTGCTGAGCCGCGACGGGATCGAGGGCGGTGGCATATATGAGGTCTCACGCGCCATGCGCGGCGGCGCGCGTCTGACGCTGGATTTGATGCCAGATTTGAGCGTGGAGGAGTTGCGCAAGCGTCTGAGCCGTCCGCGCGGCAAGGAAAGTATGGCAAATCATCTGCGCAAGGCGCTGAAATGGACGCCGGAAAAGCAGGCGCTGCTGATGGAATTCGCACGTCCCCTTCCCGGCGATGTGGCCCCACTGATCAAAGTGCTGCCAATCACGCATCAAGGCCCCCTGCCGATCGATCAGGCCATCTCGACCGCGGGCGGCCTCAGGCTAGATGCGTTGGACGATGCGCTGATGCTGAAATCGCGGCCGGGCACGTTTGCGGCAGGTGAAATGCTGGACTGGGAGGCGCCAACCGGCGGCTATCTGATCAGTGCGTGCCTTGCCACCGGATTGCATGCGGGTCGCAGCGCGGCCGCGTGGCTGGCGCGCTAG
- a CDS encoding cryptochrome/photolyase family protein — MPRLVLILGDQLSEDLSALAKADKAHDIVVMAEVQAETGYVPHHPKKIALVLSAMRHFAASLEADGWTVAYSRLDDPDSSGTIPGELLRRADAHGASDVIVTRPGDWRLIKALEDIPLKVQQLPDDRFIASMAEFEGWAEGRKELRMEYFYRLMRRKTGLMMDGDDPAGGKWNFDHDNRKPAKADMLRSAPMQFTPDDVTEEVLALVEARFSDNFGVLRPFHFAVTRGQALRALDHFVRYLLEGFGDYQDAMLRDDRFLHHSLLSPYINLGLLNPLEVCQRIEAAWREGHVPINAAEGFIRQIIGWREYMRGIYFREGPDYTGRNALRHDRALPWMYWGGETQMNCMAHSIGQTKDEAYAHHIQRLMVTGNFALLAGIAPHEVHEWYLAVYIDAYEWVEAPNVIGMSQWADGGIIASKPYVSSGNYINNMSDYCGDCAYSVKDKTGENSCPFNTLYWHFLDRHRERFEGNHRMGMIYRTWDKMDEARRAEVLETANSFLDRMDAGEVV, encoded by the coding sequence ATGCCGCGTCTGGTGCTCATCCTCGGCGATCAGCTCAGCGAGGATCTGAGCGCGCTGGCCAAGGCAGACAAAGCGCATGACATCGTCGTGATGGCCGAGGTCCAAGCCGAGACAGGCTATGTCCCGCACCATCCAAAGAAGATCGCGCTGGTGCTATCCGCGATGCGGCATTTTGCGGCTAGCCTAGAGGCCGATGGCTGGACGGTGGCATATTCCCGTCTGGACGATCCAGACAGTTCTGGCACGATTCCGGGTGAATTGCTGCGCCGGGCGGACGCGCATGGCGCGAGTGATGTCATCGTCACACGGCCCGGCGATTGGCGTCTGATTAAGGCGTTGGAGGATATTCCGCTAAAGGTGCAGCAGCTGCCAGACGACCGCTTTATCGCCTCGATGGCTGAGTTTGAGGGCTGGGCGGAGGGGCGCAAAGAGCTGCGAATGGAGTATTTCTATCGCCTGATGCGGCGCAAGACTGGCCTGATGATGGACGGCGATGACCCAGCGGGCGGCAAGTGGAATTTTGATCACGATAATCGAAAACCCGCCAAGGCCGATATGCTGCGCAGCGCACCGATGCAGTTCACTCCAGATGATGTCACCGAGGAAGTGCTTGCCCTGGTCGAGGCGCGCTTTTCGGATAATTTCGGCGTGCTTCGCCCGTTTCATTTTGCCGTCACGCGCGGTCAGGCCCTACGGGCACTGGATCATTTTGTGCGCTACCTTTTGGAGGGGTTCGGCGATTATCAGGACGCAATGCTGCGCGATGATCGGTTTTTGCACCACTCGCTGCTGTCGCCATATATCAATCTGGGCCTTCTTAACCCTCTGGAAGTGTGCCAGCGCATCGAGGCGGCGTGGCGTGAGGGCCATGTACCTATCAACGCTGCCGAAGGATTCATTCGACAGATCATCGGTTGGCGTGAATACATGCGCGGCATCTATTTTCGCGAGGGGCCGGACTATACCGGGCGAAATGCGCTGAGGCACGACCGTGCTCTGCCGTGGATGTATTGGGGCGGCGAGACGCAGATGAATTGCATGGCGCACAGCATTGGCCAGACGAAGGATGAGGCGTATGCCCACCACATCCAGCGCCTAATGGTGACGGGAAATTTTGCATTGCTGGCTGGGATCGCGCCGCACGAGGTGCATGAATGGTATCTGGCGGTCTATATCGACGCCTACGAATGGGTCGAGGCGCCAAATGTGATCGGGATGAGCCAATGGGCCGATGGCGGTATCATCGCATCAAAGCCGTATGTCAGTTCCGGTAATTATATCAACAACATGTCTGACTACTGCGGCGATTGCGCTTATTCGGTCAAGGACAAGACAGGCGAGAATTCTTGCCCTTTCAACACGCTCTACTGGCATTTTCTAGATCGTCATCGCGAGCGATTTGAGGGCAATCACCGGATGGGCATGATCTATCGCACATGGGACAAGATGGATGAAGCCCGGCGCGCCGAGGTGCTAGAGACGGCCAACAGTTTCCTTGACCGAATGGATGCAGGCGAGGTGGTCTAG
- a CDS encoding SDR family oxidoreductase, with product MTHRSLIIGASGGIGSAITAKLKDNGSEVTTLSRSADRLDVTDEASVAEVLGRITGEYHLIFVATGALVVGGAEPEKALKEVTAQSMSDQFAVNCIGPSLVMKHALPLLPRKGPSCFAALSARVGSIGDNKIGGWYSYRTAKAALNQMIHSAAIELKRTHREAVCVALHPGTVATDFTAKYAGRHKTVKPDEAAHNLLSVLEGLGPDDSGKLYDWQGEQVPW from the coding sequence ATGACACATAGATCCCTCATCATCGGCGCGTCTGGCGGCATCGGCAGCGCGATCACGGCAAAGCTAAAGGATAACGGCAGCGAAGTGACGACCCTGTCGCGCAGCGCGGATCGGCTGGACGTCACCGATGAGGCCAGCGTCGCGGAGGTACTCGGTAGAATAACAGGCGAGTATCACTTGATTTTCGTCGCGACTGGCGCGCTGGTAGTCGGCGGCGCCGAGCCGGAGAAGGCGCTGAAAGAAGTCACCGCGCAGTCGATGTCAGACCAGTTTGCCGTCAATTGCATCGGCCCGTCGCTAGTAATGAAACACGCGTTGCCGCTGTTGCCGCGCAAGGGGCCGTCGTGTTTTGCGGCGCTGTCGGCGCGTGTCGGGTCTATCGGTGATAACAAAATCGGCGGTTGGTATTCCTACCGCACTGCCAAGGCGGCGCTCAATCAGATGATTCACAGCGCCGCGATTGAGCTTAAGCGCACTCACCGCGAGGCAGTGTGCGTGGCTTTGCATCCCGGCACGGTCGCGACCGATTTCACCGCCAAATATGCTGGCCGCCACAAAACGGTAAAGCCGGATGAAGCGGCGCATAACCTGCTGTCTGTGCTTGAGGGACTAGGCCCGGACGATAGCGGCAAGTTGTATGACTGGCAGGGCGAACAGGTCCCGTGGTGA
- a CDS encoding cupin domain-containing protein, with product MHKINLAEKLAQFDTHWDPKVVASYNGNDVMVVKFQREFPFHSHVDSDDFFLVIAGEVTMEYQDAPAVTFGPGELLIVPAGVTHRPRADHEAKVLLIEPKGEPNSGNSGAPAAAKDHI from the coding sequence ATGCACAAGATCAACCTCGCCGAGAAACTGGCGCAATTCGATACCCATTGGGACCCCAAGGTCGTGGCCAGCTACAATGGCAACGACGTCATGGTCGTGAAATTTCAGAGGGAATTCCCCTTTCACAGCCATGTCGACAGTGACGACTTCTTTCTCGTCATAGCGGGCGAGGTCACTATGGAATATCAGGACGCGCCCGCCGTCACCTTCGGCCCCGGCGAGTTGCTGATCGTGCCGGCCGGTGTCACGCACCGCCCGCGTGCGGACCATGAGGCGAAGGTTCTGCTGATTGAGCCGAAAGGCGAGCCCAACTCCGGAAACAGCGGCGCCCCAGCGGCGGCCAAAGACCATATTTGA
- a CDS encoding 2-isopropylmalate synthase: MTDSSKDRVYIFDTTLRDGEQSPGATMTHAEKLELAQLLDEMGVDIIEAGFPIASEGDFRAVTEIAKRSQNAVICGLARANLRDIDRCWEAVKHARQPRIHTFIGTSPLHRAIPNLDKDQMAERIHETVTHARNLCDNVQWSPMDATRTEWDYLARTVEIAIKAGATTVNIPDTVGYTAPAESADLIRRLINEVPGADEIIFATHCHNDLGMATANSLAAVDGGARQIECTINGLGERAGNTALEEVVMAMKVRGDIMPYTTRVDTTKLMNISRRVATVSGFAVQFNKAIVGKNAFAHESGIHQDGMLKNAETFEIMRPEDVGLTETNIVMGKHSGRAALRSKLKDLGYELADNQLNDVFVRFKELADRKKEVYDEDLIALATTDAAEEEGRLVITSLRVVCGTEGPQSAALTMEIDGVSHSTEATGDGPVDACFNAVKNLFPHDARLQLYQVHAVTEGTDAQATVSVRMEEGGRIVTGQSADTDTVVASAKAYVHALSRLIVRRERAGKDTPEVSYKDVG; this comes from the coding sequence ATGACTGATAGCAGCAAAGACCGCGTCTATATTTTTGACACCACCCTGCGCGACGGCGAGCAATCGCCCGGCGCCACAATGACCCACGCCGAAAAGCTGGAGCTTGCTCAACTGCTGGACGAGATGGGCGTCGACATCATCGAGGCGGGGTTTCCCATCGCTTCCGAGGGCGACTTTCGCGCCGTTACCGAGATCGCCAAACGTTCGCAAAATGCCGTCATCTGCGGCCTTGCCCGCGCCAACCTGCGCGACATTGACCGATGCTGGGAGGCGGTGAAACATGCGCGCCAGCCGCGCATCCACACCTTTATCGGCACGTCGCCTCTGCACCGCGCGATCCCAAACCTCGACAAGGACCAGATGGCCGAGCGTATCCACGAGACGGTCACGCATGCCCGCAACCTGTGCGATAACGTGCAATGGTCGCCAATGGATGCGACCCGGACCGAGTGGGATTATCTGGCCCGCACCGTCGAAATCGCGATCAAGGCAGGCGCGACCACCGTCAATATCCCCGACACGGTCGGCTATACTGCCCCGGCCGAATCCGCCGATCTGATCCGCCGCCTCATTAATGAGGTGCCCGGCGCGGATGAGATCATATTTGCGACGCACTGCCACAACGATCTGGGCATGGCGACGGCCAACTCTCTCGCTGCCGTGGATGGTGGCGCGCGCCAGATCGAGTGCACGATCAACGGCTTGGGCGAGCGTGCGGGAAATACCGCACTGGAAGAGGTCGTGATGGCGATGAAGGTGCGCGGCGATATCATGCCCTACACCACCCGCGTCGACACCACCAAGCTGATGAATATCTCGCGCCGCGTCGCGACTGTCAGCGGATTTGCCGTGCAGTTCAACAAAGCGATCGTGGGCAAAAACGCGTTTGCGCATGAAAGCGGCATCCATCAGGACGGCATGCTAAAGAACGCCGAGACGTTCGAGATCATGCGCCCCGAGGATGTGGGCCTGACTGAGACGAACATCGTCATGGGCAAACATTCGGGCCGCGCGGCCTTGCGCTCAAAGCTCAAGGATTTGGGCTACGAGTTGGCCGACAACCAACTGAACGACGTGTTCGTGCGGTTCAAGGAGTTGGCCGACCGCAAGAAAGAGGTATATGACGAAGACCTTATCGCGCTGGCCACCACCGACGCCGCCGAGGAGGAAGGCCGCCTTGTCATTACATCGCTGCGCGTTGTCTGCGGCACCGAGGGGCCGCAATCGGCTGCCTTGACCATGGAGATTGACGGCGTCTCCCACAGCACCGAGGCGACGGGCGATGGCCCGGTCGATGCTTGCTTTAACGCGGTCAAGAACCTCTTTCCGCATGACGCACGCCTGCAGCTTTATCAGGTCCACGCCGTGACAGAGGGCACCGATGCGCAGGCCACTGTCAGCGTCCGGATGGAGGAAGGCGGGCGGATCGTAACCGGTCAATCGGCCGATACCGATACCGTAGTGGCATCGGCCAAGGCGTATGTTCACGCCCTCAGCCGACTGATCGTGCGCCGCGAAAGGGCGGGTAAGGATACGCCTGAAGTCAGCTACAAAGACGTCGGCTGA
- a CDS encoding cupin domain-containing protein, whose amino-acid sequence MKQHSFRIAPSPAMEPSALTGAEAFTTQDKSEGNHTHFETADESISVGTWECAPCREVVESWPVHEMMTVVSGAVTLTQKDGSKETFGPGDTFYIAKGQHVVWEITEKLRKMYMIVS is encoded by the coding sequence ATGAAGCAGCATAGTTTTCGCATCGCACCCAGCCCGGCGATGGAGCCGTCGGCCCTGACAGGCGCAGAGGCATTCACCACGCAAGATAAATCCGAGGGCAACCACACACATTTTGAGACGGCGGACGAGAGCATCTCGGTCGGGACATGGGAATGTGCCCCATGCCGCGAGGTGGTGGAATCGTGGCCGGTGCACGAGATGATGACCGTGGTTTCGGGTGCGGTCACTCTGACGCAAAAGGACGGCAGCAAGGAGACCTTTGGGCCGGGCGATACATTCTATATCGCCAAGGGCCAGCATGTCGTGTGGGAGATCACCGAAAAGCTGCGCAAGATGTATATGATTGTTAGCTAA
- a CDS encoding acyl-CoA synthetase, protein MTFAVRQDALDIQNEMPWDARQRPETVYQMLRDTARAHPARPAISYQLTAGARDPAQTLNWSEFHAEVCRAANLFRSLGIQEGDAVALVLPNTLETATATLGAMIAGIVAPINPLLEPEQIAALLRETKARVVVTLKAFPKTDIAAKTAEAVRHAPRVGTVLEVDLNHYLRPPKSWIVPFLRPKDTGMHRADVLSFAREVALQPDTLSFDDGGRDRVGAYFHTGGTTGMPKIAQHRYSGMIYNGWLGDRLLFDAMDVIMCPLPLFHVFACHVVLMSALKSGAQVILPTPAGYRGEGVVANFWKLCERWGVTFVITVPTAVAALMQCKVDADISRVKNAFSGSAPMPLELFKRFESATGMSVIEGYGLTEVTCLVAVNPPEGTKKVGSVGIPLPYTDVRIMRSTDDGPVPCGPDEVGEICISNPGVWPGNTYTSAARNRDLYNGDHLRTGDLGRIDEDGYLWITGRAKDLIIRGGHNIDPADIEEALMAHPAVAGAGAIGQPDAHAGELPCAYVELVAGGEATPETLLEHCKQRVRERAAVPKYIEILDELPKTAVGKVFKPALRKLAIARVYDAALKKEGCEARVTEVIDDKKRGLVALLSGGKDDARVAAVLGEFTRPWEWAGDAAISNIKDDNQ, encoded by the coding sequence ATGACATTTGCGGTACGGCAGGACGCGCTGGACATTCAGAACGAAATGCCATGGGACGCCCGCCAACGGCCCGAAACGGTGTACCAGATGCTACGCGACACAGCTCGCGCGCATCCCGCGCGCCCTGCGATCAGCTATCAGTTGACCGCTGGTGCGCGGGATCCGGCTCAGACGCTGAACTGGTCCGAATTTCATGCAGAGGTGTGCCGCGCCGCGAACCTTTTTCGCAGTCTGGGAATACAAGAGGGCGACGCAGTGGCACTGGTCCTACCGAACACCCTAGAGACGGCGACGGCGACACTCGGCGCGATGATCGCAGGTATCGTTGCGCCGATAAATCCATTGCTAGAGCCGGAGCAGATTGCAGCCCTTCTACGCGAGACGAAAGCGCGCGTCGTCGTGACGCTCAAGGCGTTTCCCAAGACCGACATCGCCGCCAAGACAGCCGAGGCCGTGCGCCATGCGCCGCGCGTGGGCACAGTGCTGGAGGTTGATCTAAACCACTATCTGCGCCCGCCGAAAAGCTGGATCGTCCCGTTCCTGAGGCCCAAGGATACCGGCATGCACCGCGCTGACGTGCTGAGTTTTGCGCGCGAGGTTGCGCTTCAGCCGGATACGCTCAGTTTTGACGACGGGGGCCGTGACCGCGTTGGCGCCTATTTTCACACCGGTGGCACCACGGGAATGCCAAAAATAGCGCAGCACCGTTATTCGGGCATGATTTATAACGGCTGGCTCGGCGACCGTTTGCTGTTTGATGCGATGGACGTAATCATGTGCCCATTGCCATTGTTCCACGTGTTTGCCTGCCATGTGGTGCTGATGTCGGCGCTGAAATCGGGCGCGCAAGTGATTCTGCCGACGCCCGCGGGCTATCGCGGCGAGGGAGTTGTCGCCAATTTCTGGAAGCTGTGCGAGCGCTGGGGTGTGACGTTTGTTATCACCGTGCCTACCGCCGTCGCCGCCCTGATGCAGTGCAAGGTGGACGCCGATATCAGCCGTGTAAAAAACGCGTTCTCCGGTAGCGCGCCGATGCCGCTGGAGCTGTTCAAGCGGTTCGAAAGCGCGACAGGGATGAGCGTGATCGAAGGCTATGGCCTGACCGAAGTGACGTGCCTCGTCGCGGTCAATCCGCCAGAGGGTACAAAAAAGGTCGGGTCGGTCGGAATACCGCTGCCATATACCGATGTGCGGATCATGCGTAGCACAGATGATGGCCCAGTGCCTTGCGGACCTGACGAGGTGGGCGAGATTTGTATCTCGAACCCTGGCGTGTGGCCCGGCAATACTTATACGAGCGCCGCTCGAAACCGCGATCTGTATAATGGCGATCACTTGCGCACCGGCGATCTGGGGCGGATCGACGAAGACGGATATCTGTGGATCACAGGCCGCGCGAAGGACCTTATCATTCGCGGCGGACATAACATTGACCCCGCCGATATAGAGGAGGCGCTGATGGCGCATCCCGCCGTTGCTGGCGCGGGTGCTATAGGCCAGCCTGATGCCCACGCGGGCGAGTTGCCATGCGCCTATGTGGAGCTGGTCGCGGGCGGCGAGGCCACGCCCGAGACGCTGCTCGAGCATTGCAAGCAGCGCGTGCGCGAACGCGCCGCCGTGCCGAAATATATCGAGATACTAGACGAGCTGCCAAAAACGGCAGTCGGAAAGGTATTTAAGCCCGCCTTGCGCAAGCTGGCCATCGCCCGCGTTTATGATGCGGCGCTAAAGAAAGAGGGCTGCGAGGCCCGGGTCACAGAGGTGATCGACGACAAGAAGCGCGGCCTCGTCGCCCTGCTGTCAGGCGGCAAGGACGATGCCCGCGTCGCGGCAGTGCTGGGCGAATTCACCCGGCCATGGGAATGGGCAGGCGACGCGGCAATATCGAACATCAAGGATGACAACCAATGA